Part of the Paenibacillus guangzhouensis genome is shown below.
CATGGTCTAGTCCCTGTTCAGCTTCCCACTTGGTTACCTCTTCTCGAACCCGCGGTGCAACCTCCGTACCTAACAACTCGATAGCTCTCATCACTTGGTCATGCGGCATCGTACTTAACGGCACATATAACATAAAGCGTGTCACGCCTACGTGTTTGCGGAGGTGAATAATCTTTTGAGCAACAATATCCGGATCTCCAACATACAGTGCGCCTTCAAAACTGCGCGCGGCATCGTAGCTTGAGCGATCGTAATGCCCCCACCCACGCTCTTTGCCTAATCTATTCATTCCTGCCATGGTAGAAGGGAAAAATGTATCTGCTGCTGCTTCCGTATTCTCGCCGACGAACCCAATGGAGTGCGAGCCGACCTTAAGCCGTGATGCGTCATGTCCGGCATGCGCAGCTGCTTTTTGATACAGTTGTACGAGTGGGGCAAAATCTGTCGGACTCCCACCGATGATCGCCAGCATAAGAGGCAGTCCTAATAGACCTGCACGAATAGCCGACTCCTGTCTGCCGCCGCTGCCGACCCAGATCGGTATGGAATCCTGAACAGGACGTGGATACACGCCCAAATTGTTAATCGATGGCCGATGTCCTCCCTTCCAGGTAACCTTCTCAGACGCTCGTATTTTCAGGAGCAATTCTAAATGCTCTTCATACAACTCGGCATAATCATTCAAATCATAGCCAAACAAAGGAAACGATTCGATAAAAGATCCCCGGCCCGCCATAATCTCTGCTCGTCCATTCGATATGCCATCAAGCGTTGCGAAATCTTGGAACACCCGAACAGGATCAAGGGAAGAGAGCACCGTCACGGCGCTGGTTAGTCTTATCTGTCTGGTCTGTGCTGCAGCTGCAGCCAGTACAACGGCCGGTGAGGATGCAGCGTAATCCGCCCGATGATGTTCGCCAACCCCAAACACATCAAGCCCTACCTGATCAGCAAGGACAATTTCTTCGACAACTTCACGGAGACGCTGCGCATGACTGATCACTTCTCCTGTATGAACATCTGGTTTGGTTTCTACAAACGAAGTTATACCTATTTCCACAATCTATCTCTCCTTTTTCAATATCAATATAAGACGGAAGAATGTTACTTCCTAGCGTTAGCCGATCCACGTAAACTCAATGCCCAAAATAACAGCGCGACAGCACTAACAGATGCTCCAAGCCAGTACACGCCTTCCCAGCCATAATCCGCGTAGATATGAGTTGAAGCGATTGAACCGCTCGCGCTACCGATCGAATAGAACACCATGTAACCGGCGGTGAGCCGACTTCGGGCTTCTTCACGCAATGGGAGAATCATCGTCTGATTCGTGACATGTACAGCCTGCACAGCCAAATCGAGAAGAATAATGCCGATGATCAATGCGATTAGTGACTGCTCTGTATAGCTAATGAACAACCATGAGACGAGCAACAGGAGCAAAGCAATACCCGTCGTTCTCTGTCCGAACCCTTGATCAGCCAGCTTCCCCGCTTTTGCTGCTGCTAGAGCTCCAGCGACGCCTGCAAGACCGAAAGCTCCTATTGCACTATGCGACAATGACAATGGTGGCGCGCTGAGCGGTAACACGAGCGAAGTCCATAGAATACTGAAGTCCGCAAAAATCAGCAGAGCC
Proteins encoded:
- a CDS encoding LLM class flavin-dependent oxidoreductase, translating into MEIGITSFVETKPDVHTGEVISHAQRLREVVEEIVLADQVGLDVFGVGEHHRADYAASSPAVVLAAAAAQTRQIRLTSAVTVLSSLDPVRVFQDFATLDGISNGRAEIMAGRGSFIESFPLFGYDLNDYAELYEEHLELLLKIRASEKVTWKGGHRPSINNLGVYPRPVQDSIPIWVGSGGRQESAIRAGLLGLPLMLAIIGGSPTDFAPLVQLYQKAAAHAGHDASRLKVGSHSIGFVGENTEAAADTFFPSTMAGMNRLGKERGWGHYDRSSYDAARSFEGALYVGDPDIVAQKIIHLRKHVGVTRFMLYVPLSTMPHDQVMRAIELLGTEVAPRVREEVTKWEAEQGLDHDSIGI